DNA sequence from the Halobacterium sp. DL1 genome:
TTGTGTTGACCGAACTGGGTGCCGCTTCGAGACACCCAAGCGCTTACGCCGCCACTCCACGGAGAGACGACCATGACCGCGGACCTCCACGAGAAGATGGACCGCTACGAGGGGTTGCTCGCCGAGGCGCTGGACGAGGCCGAGTCAGTCCCACCGGCGGGGACGCCGCTCGCCGAGGCGGCCGCCGAGTACGAGGAGATGGCACAGTCCTACCTCGAGGACGGGCGGCACTTCCGGGAACACGACGACCCGGTCAACGCCCTCGCCGCGTTCTCCTACGGTCACGCGTGGCTCGACGCTGGCGCGCGCATCGGCCTCTTCGACGTCCCGGAGTCGGGGCACCTGTTCACCGTGTGAGCGCCGACCCGAACGTCCGCTACGCTCCCAGTTGGGAGGTTTTACGGTACTCCGCCGCGACGGCCCGACCAATGGAGGCTGCGCTCTGGTACGTGTTGACCGGCACGCGCGGCGGCCCCAACCGGGTTCGCCTGCTGCGCGCCGTCGACGAGCAGCCGCGCAACGCGAACCAGCTCGCGGAGGACCTCGAACTGGACTACAAGACGGTTCGTCACCACCTGGACGTGCTCGTCGAGCACGACATCGTGGAGTCGAGCGGGGACGACTACGGTGCCATCTACCTGCCGACCGACCGGGTGCGAGCGAACTGGGACACCGTCGAGAACATCGTCGAGGAGGTCGAATGATGGGGCAATCCGGGCTCGAACCGGCCGAATTTGGGAAAGCGTATAACTGTTGGAGTTGCCAACGGTGGTGTAGATGACAGTCTGGGCCGACGTCTCGCGGGTCGCGATGGGGGTGAACGTGGTGCTGCTCCTCGCGCTGTGCGTCATCTGGGCGCGGAACTACCGTCGGTTCGGCTCGAAGCACACGCTCGGTCTGCTGCTGTTCGGCCTGCTGCTCCTCGGGGAGAACGCGCTCGGGCTCTACTACTTCATGATGCACGCGACGCTTGCGGGCTGGTTCGGAGGGCTGCCGGAACTCGCCGCCACCGCGCTGATGGCGCTGCGCGTCCTCGAGACGTTCGCCATCGCCTTCCTCGTCTGGGTCACCTGGGACTGAGGCTCGTCCGCGGGAGCGCGACAACCTTTTTCTGCGCTCCCGTTGGACAGTGGGACATGGCTCACGAGGCGTTCGTCCAGCTGGACTGTCCCGAATGCTCGAAGAACTGGGAGAGCACCCCCAGCGAGTTGCCCGCGCACAACGTCAATTTCAGCTGCCCGAACTGTCACGCGACCCGCCGGCTAGCGGAGTTCATGCGGACCGACCGGGACCTCGAGAATCTCAAGCGGCTGCAGTAATCAGACGGCAGACCGGGCGCCACACGCCTCGCAGTGGAGGCGCTCGTCGCCTTGCTCGTTCGCCTCGATGTTCGTGTCCGGCAGGCCACACTCCGGGCAGATGACGTACGTCTCGACGTAGTCGTCGAGCACTTCCTCGACGCGGCGCTGGCCGAACTCACCGGTGAAACGCGCGCGGCCGCGGTCGTCGATCTGTGCGCTCGTCCCGAGTTCGTTCTGGATGAACTTCAGCACGTGGTCCTGCTGTCGGCTCAGGTCGTCGAGGGTCGACTGGAAGTTCTCGTACACCGTGACGTTCCCCTCCTTCCGCACGTTCGGCTCCGGCACCTCGAAGCGGCTCTCGTTGCCCGCGATGTCGGGTTTCTCTTCCATCGCGCGGTCGAGTTGCTCTTCGTAGTCCATAGGAGGCAGAAGTGGTGTCCTGCACAAAAGCCTTTCATAAGAGGCGGCGGGAACAGCCGAGAACACGTCTCCCGTTCACTAGCAGTCGTGTTAACGGTTCTCAGGATAATACTATAACCCCTTACCCGTTAGAATCGGGTGTCATGAAGAAGCAGGAGCTAATCCACCTTCACGGCCTTCTCGCGGAGGTCGGGAACTACTACGAGCAGCGAGAGAACGACGACATTCCACTCGACGAGTACGAGGACCTCGGTGTACGACCGACGTCTATCCACAAGTCGAAAACAGACCACAAAGCAGCAGTGTTCGCACTGGCCGGCGGCATCACGTCCACGATGAACGACGCCGAAGAGACGGACGCGGTCCCGGCCCAGGCCGACTAACTCGTCGGAACGCGACGGCTCCTCGTACAGCAACACTCCACAGCGACAGCCTCGCTCTGCGGTCTACGTGCCGTCCGTCGACGGACCCCGGCCACCGTCCCCACGCTCCTCGCTCCCCGCGTCCTCGGTCTCCTCCGCTCCGTCCTCGCTCTCCTCGATCACCTCGACGGTGAGCACCTCCAGTGGGATGTTCTCCAGTCGCTGACCGATCTCCTTCCTGGCGATGCGGGCGGCGTGCTCCTCGCGCTCGACGTTGAACACGGTCATCTCGAGTTCCAGGGCGACGAGGCTCTCGTCGGCCGCGACGAACGCCGGTTCCAGGACCTCCCCGCAGTGTGGGCACGACCGGTCGCCCATGCTGATCTCGACGTAGTTGAGGTCCGGATTCAGCATCTCGCCGGTCTTCGAGATGGCGATGCGCACTGCTTCGTCTGCGGACTGCACGTCGTAGACGGGGACGGCAGCCTCGACGACCACCCTACAATCCATAGCTACCTGAACTGTTCGCGGGCAACGTAGAAGAAATTTGGCCCGGAACCGAACCCGTCTTCACCCGCGACGGCCAAATCCGGCCGATGGAGCGCGGCGCTATCGCCCTCGACGACGTTCCGGGTTCGGTGGACCTCCAGTCGACCCTGGAGAGCGGACAGACGTACCTCTGGTGGCGGCCCGACGGCGCGACCTACGACACGACTGGCGCGTACGGCGGCGACGCCTGGTACCGGACCGTCGTCGACGGCGACGTGGTCGAGGTCAGACAGACCCCGGACGCGGTGGAGTGGCGCGCGACGACGGACGCCGACCCGCTCGTGCGTGAACTGCTCGGCCTGCACGACGACCTCCACGAGATACGGGCGGCGGTCACGGACGACGAGCTGCTCCAGGCGGCGTGGGACACCTACGACGGCCTGCGCATCGTCCGGGACCCGTTCTTCGGCTGCCTCGTCTCGTTCATCTGCTCGGCCCAGATGCGCGTCGAGCGCATCTTCGCGATGCAGGAGGCGCTCCGGGAGACGTACGGCGACCCCATCGAGTACGACGGCGAGACGGTGCACGGCTTCCCCGAACCGGCGGCGCTCGCGGCCGCCACGGAGGACGACCTCCGAGACCTCAAACTCGGCTACCGCGCGCCGTACGTCCAGCGCACCGCCGAGATGGTCGCCACCGGGGAACTCACCAAAGCGGACGTCGAGGGCCGGGCGTACGAGACGGCACGCGACGCGCTCACCGGGTTCGTCGGCGTCGGCGACAAGGTGGCGGACTGCGTGCTGCTGTTCTCGCTGGGCTACCTGGAGGCCGTCCCGCTGGACACGTGGATGCGAACGGCCATCGAGGAGCACTACCCGGACTGCGACCACGGCAACTACGCCGACACCTCGCGGGCCATCCGGGAGCGCTTCGGCCCGTACGCGGGCTACACCCAGACCCACCTGTTCCACTACCTCCGGTCGGGCGACGACACCTGAAGACACTTACCGGACCCGCGAGCTTCGGCGAGTATGGTTTCTCGGAGGCGACTGCTCACGGCCGTCGCGTCGGCCGCCGCGGTCACCGGTTGTCTCTCGTCGCCGGACGCGTCGGCAGCTGACGGAACGGAGACGTCCACACGGACGACCGAAACGACGACCCGAACGACCGAAACGACGACCACGACGGAGAAAAC
Encoded proteins:
- a CDS encoding DNA-binding protein — its product is MEAALWYVLTGTRGGPNRVRLLRAVDEQPRNANQLAEDLELDYKTVRHHLDVLVEHDIVESSGDDYGAIYLPTDRVRANWDTVENIVEEVE
- a CDS encoding translation initiation factor 2 subunit beta; the protein is MDYEEQLDRAMEEKPDIAGNESRFEVPEPNVRKEGNVTVYENFQSTLDDLSRQQDHVLKFIQNELGTSAQIDDRGRARFTGEFGQRRVEEVLDDYVETYVICPECGLPDTNIEANEQGDERLHCEACGARSAV
- a CDS encoding 8-oxoguanine DNA glycosylase; the encoded protein is MERGAIALDDVPGSVDLQSTLESGQTYLWWRPDGATYDTTGAYGGDAWYRTVVDGDVVEVRQTPDAVEWRATTDADPLVRELLGLHDDLHEIRAAVTDDELLQAAWDTYDGLRIVRDPFFGCLVSFICSAQMRVERIFAMQEALRETYGDPIEYDGETVHGFPEPAALAAATEDDLRDLKLGYRAPYVQRTAEMVATGELTKADVEGRAYETARDALTGFVGVGDKVADCVLLFSLGYLEAVPLDTWMRTAIEEHYPDCDHGNYADTSRAIRERFGPYAGYTQTHLFHYLRSGDDT